One genomic segment of Mesoterricola silvestris includes these proteins:
- a CDS encoding FAD-dependent oxidoreductase gives MSDDSFDVIVVGAGPAGSACAFALAREGRSVLLLERGDSAGAKNLSGGRLYTYALELLEPGMYLRAPLQRRIVREQVMLVEGRRATTLDVADPAWGEGVPRSHSVVRASLDEWFAAEAEGAGAVFAAGMRVDGLLEENGRIVGIRAGEDEMRAGVVVAADGVNSLLGQQAGLFPDVAARAVGVGVKETIELPDAVIDDRFGVTAGEGVARVAIGCTEGVSGGGFLYTNRGSLSLGIVFNPEQAAAHGRPIQEIFQDFKEQPAIAALLEGGTSVEYGAHLVPEIGHHGVPARLHREGMLVIGDAAQFGINTGLVIRGMDLAIVSGLAAARAILQEGAPTGPAYMAQLEELALLPTLRAYAEFHGIFGISRIFKEYPALANQALGFLFQVDGRVPPPMLKELLAIVRKNVSFRQLAADAWKGYRSL, from the coding sequence ATGTCCGACGATTCCTTCGACGTGATCGTGGTGGGCGCGGGGCCCGCGGGTTCGGCCTGCGCCTTCGCCCTGGCCCGGGAGGGCAGGAGCGTCCTCCTCCTGGAGCGCGGCGACTCCGCCGGCGCCAAGAACCTGAGCGGGGGCCGGCTCTACACCTACGCCCTGGAGCTGCTGGAACCCGGCATGTACCTGCGGGCCCCCCTGCAGCGCCGCATCGTGCGCGAGCAGGTGATGCTGGTGGAGGGCCGGCGCGCCACCACCCTGGACGTCGCCGATCCCGCCTGGGGCGAGGGCGTGCCCCGGTCCCATTCGGTGGTGCGGGCCTCCCTGGACGAATGGTTCGCCGCGGAGGCCGAGGGCGCCGGGGCCGTTTTCGCCGCCGGCATGCGCGTGGACGGCCTCCTGGAGGAGAACGGCCGCATCGTCGGCATCCGCGCCGGCGAGGACGAGATGCGCGCGGGGGTCGTGGTGGCCGCCGACGGCGTCAATTCCCTCCTGGGCCAGCAGGCCGGGCTCTTCCCCGACGTGGCGGCCCGGGCCGTGGGGGTGGGGGTCAAGGAGACCATCGAGCTCCCGGATGCCGTCATCGACGACCGCTTCGGCGTCACCGCCGGCGAGGGCGTGGCCCGGGTGGCCATCGGATGCACCGAAGGCGTTTCCGGCGGCGGATTCCTCTACACCAACCGGGGCAGCCTCTCCCTGGGCATCGTCTTCAACCCGGAGCAGGCCGCCGCCCACGGCCGGCCCATCCAGGAGATCTTCCAGGACTTCAAGGAGCAGCCCGCCATCGCCGCCCTCCTCGAAGGCGGCACCAGCGTGGAATACGGCGCGCACCTGGTGCCGGAGATCGGCCACCACGGCGTCCCCGCGCGGCTCCACCGGGAGGGGATGCTGGTCATCGGCGACGCGGCCCAGTTCGGCATCAACACGGGCCTCGTGATCCGCGGCATGGACCTGGCCATCGTCAGCGGCCTCGCCGCGGCCCGGGCCATCCTCCAGGAGGGCGCCCCCACGGGACCGGCCTACATGGCCCAGCTGGAGGAGCTGGCCCTCCTGCCCACCCTGAGGGCCTACGCGGAATTCCATGGGATCTTCGGCATCTCCAGGATCTTCAAGGAATATCCCGCCCTGGCCAACCAGGCCCTGGGCTTCCTGTTCCAGGTGGACGGCCGGGTCCCCCCGCCGATGCTGAAGGAACTCCTGGCCATCGTGAGAAAGAACGTCTCGTTCAGGCAACTGGCGGCCGACGCCTGGAAGGGGTACCGAAGCCTATGA
- a CDS encoding electron transfer flavoprotein subunit alpha/FixB family protein, which translates to MAGIFVFSEDPALTRQLLTPGLELKRALAQPLVALTRSSAEAGALAGLGADRVVLLRGAGAPEALAPAVAALASAASVVLVGGTLRGKHLAAHVAATLGAGLSTDARTLRVAEGRLETTRILYGGLAVGEESLALPAVATVPPRTFPAPAPAGAAVPVETLDVAPDARVEVLSTQPAAGEGVDIGAATRLVAVGRGFNARADLDLAVDLAGALQAELACTRGIAEDEHWLPVERYIGISGQTVKPELYVAAGLSGQVQHMVGCREAKVIVAINKDERAPIFEAADFGIVGDLYTVLPLLTAALKD; encoded by the coding sequence ATGGCAGGAATTTTCGTTTTCTCGGAAGATCCCGCGCTGACGCGGCAGCTCCTCACGCCGGGCCTGGAACTGAAGCGGGCCCTGGCCCAGCCCCTGGTGGCCCTCACGCGGTCCAGCGCCGAGGCCGGGGCCCTGGCGGGCCTGGGCGCGGACCGCGTCGTCCTCCTGCGGGGCGCCGGCGCCCCCGAGGCCCTGGCCCCGGCCGTGGCCGCCCTGGCTTCCGCCGCTTCCGTGGTCCTGGTGGGCGGCACCCTGCGCGGCAAGCACCTCGCCGCCCACGTGGCCGCCACCCTCGGGGCCGGCCTCAGCACCGACGCCAGGACCCTGCGCGTGGCCGAAGGCCGGCTGGAGACCACCCGCATCCTCTACGGGGGCCTGGCGGTGGGCGAGGAATCCCTGGCCCTGCCCGCGGTGGCCACCGTCCCCCCCCGCACCTTCCCGGCCCCGGCCCCCGCGGGGGCCGCGGTCCCGGTGGAGACCCTGGACGTGGCCCCCGATGCCCGGGTGGAGGTGCTTTCCACGCAGCCCGCCGCGGGCGAAGGGGTGGACATCGGCGCCGCCACCCGGCTGGTGGCGGTGGGCCGGGGCTTCAACGCCCGGGCCGACCTGGACCTGGCCGTGGACCTGGCCGGGGCGCTCCAGGCCGAACTGGCCTGCACGCGCGGCATCGCCGAGGACGAGCACTGGCTGCCCGTGGAGCGCTACATCGGCATCAGCGGCCAGACCGTGAAGCCCGAACTCTACGTGGCCGCGGGCCTCTCCGGGCAGGTGCAGCACATGGTGGGGTGCCGGGAGGCCAAGGTCATCGTGGCCATCAACAAGGACGAGAGGGCGCCCATCTTCGAGGCCGCGGACTTCGGCATCGTGGGCGATCTCTACACCGTGCTGCCGCTGCTCACCGCCGCGCTCAAGGACTGA
- a CDS encoding PIN domain-containing protein, whose protein sequence is MRSVDASLLVGSLAGSPAAQAFIREAGPVWVSHLVLAETVRALEGVHGRSRPRMVEALEMILDNKDLVVEDPAVPRAALEGYRGGLDFEDAMALETARKAGHLPMGTLREDLRAVQGTLHPGA, encoded by the coding sequence ATGCGGTCCGTTGACGCCTCCCTTCTGGTGGGCAGCCTCGCCGGGAGCCCGGCGGCCCAGGCCTTCATACGGGAAGCGGGGCCCGTGTGGGTCTCCCACCTGGTGCTGGCGGAAACGGTGCGGGCCCTGGAGGGCGTCCACGGCCGCAGCCGGCCCCGCATGGTCGAGGCCCTGGAGATGATCCTGGACAACAAGGACCTGGTGGTGGAGGACCCCGCCGTGCCCCGGGCGGCCCTGGAAGGCTACCGCGGCGGGCTGGACTTCGAGGACGCCATGGCCCTGGAAACCGCGCGCAAGGCGGGGCACCTGCCCATGGGCACCCTGCGCGAGGACCTGCGGGCGGTTCAGGGAACCCTCCATCCGGGTGCATAA
- a CDS encoding 6-phosphofructokinase, with protein sequence MRIGVLTGGGDVPGLNPCIKMLVARANEEGFEVVGIRRGWAGLLEYNLDDPDTHPRCILPLDKFNTRTVDRTGGTFLHTSRTNPGKVSLGRVPDFLKPTITPDQEGPFDFTPHVLKVIEKLGIDILIPIGGDDTLSYGERMHQEGVACVAIPKTMDNDIFGTDYCIGFSTAVTRSVEFIHQLRTSAGSHERIAIVELFGRNSGETSLLASYLAGVDRALISEVPFDPVRVAEKVMADKRGNPSNYAMITVSEGAHMVGGTPVEFGEADAYGHKKLGGIGHILGEALKKLTGEDVLNQQVSYLMRSGAPDSLDLMVAVNFANVAINVIRGGERNRLVALRNGTYTSVPMSTLTQGLKRVDVAELYDKDNYRPKVRHVEGKPMFLY encoded by the coding sequence ATGCGAATCGGCGTCCTAACCGGCGGGGGCGACGTCCCTGGGCTCAATCCCTGCATCAAGATGCTGGTGGCCCGGGCCAACGAGGAGGGCTTCGAGGTGGTGGGGATCCGCAGGGGCTGGGCCGGGCTCCTGGAGTACAACCTCGACGACCCCGACACCCATCCCCGGTGCATCCTGCCCCTGGACAAGTTCAACACCCGCACCGTGGACCGCACCGGCGGCACCTTCCTGCACACCAGCCGCACCAACCCCGGCAAGGTGAGCCTGGGCCGGGTTCCGGACTTCCTCAAGCCCACGATCACCCCCGACCAGGAGGGCCCCTTCGATTTCACGCCCCACGTGCTCAAGGTCATCGAGAAGCTCGGCATCGACATCCTCATCCCCATCGGCGGGGACGACACGCTGAGCTACGGCGAGCGCATGCACCAGGAGGGCGTGGCCTGCGTGGCCATCCCCAAGACCATGGACAACGATATCTTCGGGACGGACTACTGCATCGGCTTCTCCACCGCCGTCACCCGCAGCGTGGAATTCATCCACCAGCTGCGCACCTCCGCGGGATCCCACGAGCGCATCGCCATCGTCGAGCTCTTCGGCCGGAATTCCGGGGAGACGTCGCTGCTGGCCTCGTACCTTGCCGGCGTGGACCGGGCCCTCATCAGCGAGGTGCCCTTCGATCCCGTCCGGGTGGCCGAGAAGGTCATGGCCGACAAGCGCGGCAACCCGAGCAACTACGCCATGATCACCGTGAGCGAGGGCGCGCACATGGTCGGCGGGACCCCGGTGGAGTTCGGCGAGGCCGACGCCTACGGCCACAAGAAGCTGGGCGGCATCGGCCACATCCTGGGCGAGGCCCTCAAGAAGCTCACCGGCGAGGACGTGCTGAACCAGCAGGTCTCCTACCTCATGCGAAGCGGCGCCCCGGACAGCCTCGACCTCATGGTGGCCGTGAACTTCGCCAACGTGGCCATCAACGTCATCCGCGGCGGGGAGCGCAACCGCCTGGTGGCTCTGCGCAACGGCACCTACACCAGCGTGCCCATGTCCACGCTGACCCAGGGCCTCAAGCGGGTGGACGTGGCCGAACTCTACGACAAGGACAACTACCGCCCCAAGGTCCGGCACGTGGAAGGCAAGCCCATGTTCCTCTACTGA
- a CDS encoding peptidylprolyl isomerase — MRIRTLAFALAAVAALAANPKVKFTTTLGSFTLELDPEAAPKTVDNFLGYVKSGHYKGTTFHRVISKFMIQGGGMTAQGAEKPTRAPIQNEAKQAQEKGWHNVRGTVAMARTGAPHSATSQFFVNVVDNAFLDFPGQDGWGYCVFGKVVDGMDTVDKIRDVKTLPGDRPQTPVVITGAVLEGAPAPVKRKAGKRK; from the coding sequence ATGCGCATCCGCACCCTAGCCTTCGCCCTCGCCGCCGTCGCGGCCCTGGCCGCCAACCCCAAGGTCAAGTTCACCACGACCCTCGGCAGCTTCACCCTGGAGCTGGACCCCGAGGCCGCCCCGAAGACCGTGGACAATTTCCTGGGCTACGTGAAGAGCGGCCACTACAAGGGCACCACCTTCCACCGCGTCATCTCCAAGTTCATGATCCAGGGCGGCGGCATGACGGCCCAGGGCGCGGAAAAGCCCACCCGGGCCCCCATCCAGAACGAGGCCAAGCAGGCCCAGGAGAAGGGCTGGCACAACGTGCGCGGCACCGTGGCCATGGCCCGCACCGGCGCCCCCCACAGCGCCACCTCCCAGTTCTTCGTGAACGTGGTGGACAACGCCTTCCTGGACTTCCCCGGGCAGGACGGCTGGGGCTACTGCGTGTTCGGCAAGGTGGTGGACGGCATGGACACCGTGGACAAGATCCGCGACGTCAAGACCCTCCCCGGCGACCGCCCCCAGACCCCCGTAGTGATCACCGGCGCGGTGCTGGAGGGCGCGCCGGCGCCGGTGAAGCGCAAGGCGGGCAAGAGGAAGTAG
- a CDS encoding acyl CoA:acetate/3-ketoacid CoA transferase: MTKVIPADHVAKLIRDGATLGASAITLSGWPEAVALAIEASFLASGHPADLTLVHSTGIGNWKDKGTNHFAHRGLVGRWIGGHTGLSPDLARMIIDGELEGHCLPQGVLCQLWREIAAHHPGVLSRIGLGTFVDPRLEGGRMNKATLRDRVEVVRFAGEEWLFYPGFPVDVALIRASTADEDGNLTLEDEGVLMECLPLAQAARNSGGIVIAQVERVVPRGTLHPKSVRVPGVLVDHLVVARPEHHWQSAGTYRNPSFSGDLRTPLGAIPELPPDERLVIARRAALELAPGSVVNLGIGVPDGVAIVAAQEGASDLVTLTTELGAIGGVPAGGRNFAMSFNADAFIEHQAMFDWYDGGGLDQAFLGAGEVDRHGNVNVSKFSGRCVGCGGFINISQATRKVVFCSSFTAGGLEVGLEGGRLAIRREGRSRKFVRDVEQVTFSGAYAARTGQSVLYVSERAVFELVDGALTLTEIAPGVDLERDILAHMDFAPAVSPQLKLMPAEIFHATWGGLRAHIENRPEPAFA, from the coding sequence ATGACCAAGGTCATCCCGGCCGATCACGTGGCCAAGCTCATCCGCGACGGCGCGACCCTGGGCGCCAGCGCGATCACCCTGTCGGGCTGGCCCGAGGCGGTGGCCCTGGCCATCGAGGCCAGCTTCCTGGCCTCCGGCCACCCCGCGGACCTCACCCTGGTCCATTCCACCGGGATCGGGAACTGGAAGGACAAGGGGACCAATCATTTCGCCCACAGGGGCCTCGTCGGGCGCTGGATCGGGGGGCACACGGGCCTCTCCCCGGACCTGGCCCGCATGATCATCGACGGGGAGCTGGAGGGCCACTGCCTGCCCCAGGGCGTGCTCTGCCAGCTGTGGCGGGAGATCGCCGCCCACCACCCGGGGGTCCTGTCCCGCATCGGCCTGGGCACCTTCGTGGACCCCCGCCTGGAGGGGGGGAGGATGAACAAGGCGACCCTGCGCGACCGGGTGGAGGTGGTGCGGTTCGCCGGGGAGGAGTGGCTGTTCTACCCGGGCTTCCCGGTGGACGTGGCCCTCATCCGGGCCTCCACGGCCGACGAGGACGGCAACCTCACCCTGGAGGACGAGGGCGTCCTCATGGAGTGCCTGCCCCTGGCCCAGGCGGCCCGCAACAGCGGCGGCATCGTCATCGCCCAGGTGGAGCGGGTGGTGCCCCGGGGCACCCTGCACCCCAAGAGCGTGCGGGTGCCGGGGGTGCTGGTGGACCACCTGGTGGTGGCCCGGCCCGAGCACCACTGGCAGTCGGCGGGCACGTACCGGAACCCGTCCTTCTCCGGCGACCTGCGCACGCCCCTGGGCGCCATCCCCGAGCTGCCCCCCGACGAGCGCCTGGTCATCGCCCGGCGCGCGGCCCTGGAACTGGCCCCGGGCTCCGTGGTGAACCTGGGCATCGGGGTCCCCGACGGGGTGGCCATCGTGGCCGCCCAGGAGGGCGCCTCGGACCTGGTCACCCTCACCACCGAACTGGGCGCCATCGGCGGCGTCCCCGCCGGCGGCAGGAACTTCGCCATGTCCTTCAACGCGGACGCCTTCATCGAGCACCAGGCGATGTTCGACTGGTACGACGGCGGCGGCCTGGACCAGGCCTTCCTGGGCGCGGGGGAGGTGGACCGCCACGGCAACGTGAACGTCAGCAAGTTCAGCGGCCGCTGCGTGGGCTGCGGCGGCTTCATCAACATCTCCCAGGCCACCCGGAAGGTGGTCTTCTGCAGCAGCTTCACGGCGGGGGGCCTGGAGGTGGGGCTGGAGGGCGGAAGGCTGGCGATCCGCAGGGAGGGCCGCAGCCGCAAGTTCGTGCGGGACGTGGAGCAGGTGACCTTCAGCGGCGCCTACGCGGCCCGCACGGGGCAGTCCGTGCTCTACGTCTCCGAGCGTGCCGTGTTCGAGCTGGTGGACGGCGCCCTCACCCTCACGGAGATCGCGCCGGGCGTGGACCTGGAGCGGGACATCCTCGCCCACATGGACTTCGCCCCCGCCGTATCGCCCCAGCTCAAATTGATGCCAGCCGAGATCTTCCACGCCACGTGGGGCGGACTGCGCGCGCACATCGAGAACCGGCCGGAACCGGCCTTCGCATAA
- a CDS encoding AbrB/MazE/SpoVT family DNA-binding domain-containing protein, which yields MSLARSRITAQGQVSVPSAVMKKFGIAPGDYIDWELKDGNLQVRRVGKFTLGDVATALDLQQGVLHKTGPELLEGVKERMRRRHAVR from the coding sequence ATGAGTCTCGCACGTTCCAGGATCACGGCCCAGGGCCAGGTGTCCGTGCCCTCGGCGGTCATGAAGAAGTTCGGCATCGCCCCGGGCGACTACATCGACTGGGAGCTCAAGGACGGGAACCTCCAGGTGCGCCGGGTGGGCAAGTTCACCCTGGGCGACGTGGCCACGGCCCTGGATCTCCAGCAGGGCGTGCTGCACAAGACGGGGCCCGAACTCCTGGAGGGCGTCAAGGAGCGGATGCGGAGGCGCCATGCGGTCCGTTGA
- a CDS encoding acyl-CoA dehydrogenase family protein: protein MSIQLTEEQQLIGQSAREFAQAYLEPIAADMDRTGAFPAEAVRQLAAHDFLGLFLPGEHGGADAGFVSFVEVVETLSRTSAATASILVNHAMAAYAIHRWGDAAQHRAFLPALASGASLGAFAVYEHGPTPGVGPDALQATRVPGGWVLKGTKAFVRNAGEAQVLVVAACADPAAGAKGLAAFIVRAGAPGLTVAAPAETMGLRGCPVADLRFDDVLVPDGDLLGKAGDGGTLVEETLAMASVAEAAQTVGLGQAAVEHAAAYARTRVQFGRPIAALQAIQTLLAETATDCHLARLGLRDAAERLESGEPFLVEAAMVKTFLARVGSRMLIDTVQVEGGFGYSEFMPLPRLFRDIAGTTLLEAPAQFPDGTIAAALLA, encoded by the coding sequence ATGAGCATCCAACTGACCGAAGAACAACAGCTGATCGGGCAGAGCGCCCGGGAGTTCGCCCAGGCGTACCTGGAGCCCATCGCGGCCGACATGGACCGCACCGGGGCCTTTCCCGCGGAGGCGGTGCGGCAGCTGGCGGCCCACGACTTCCTGGGCCTCTTCCTGCCCGGCGAGCACGGCGGCGCCGACGCGGGGTTCGTGAGCTTCGTGGAGGTGGTGGAGACCCTCTCCCGCACCAGCGCGGCCACGGCCTCCATCCTCGTCAACCACGCCATGGCCGCCTATGCCATCCACCGCTGGGGCGACGCCGCCCAGCACCGCGCCTTCCTCCCCGCCCTGGCCTCGGGCGCGTCCCTGGGCGCCTTCGCCGTCTACGAGCACGGCCCCACGCCGGGGGTGGGCCCCGATGCCCTCCAGGCCACGCGGGTGCCCGGGGGCTGGGTGCTGAAGGGCACCAAGGCCTTCGTGCGCAACGCCGGGGAGGCCCAGGTCCTGGTGGTGGCGGCCTGCGCGGATCCCGCCGCCGGCGCCAAGGGCCTCGCGGCCTTCATCGTGCGCGCCGGGGCCCCGGGCCTCACCGTGGCCGCCCCGGCCGAGACCATGGGCCTCAGGGGCTGCCCCGTGGCCGACCTCCGCTTCGACGATGTCCTCGTCCCGGACGGGGACCTGCTCGGCAAGGCCGGCGACGGCGGGACCCTCGTGGAGGAGACCCTGGCCATGGCCTCCGTGGCCGAGGCGGCCCAGACCGTGGGCCTCGGCCAGGCCGCGGTGGAGCACGCCGCCGCCTACGCCCGGACCCGCGTCCAGTTCGGCCGGCCCATCGCGGCCCTCCAGGCCATCCAGACCCTCCTGGCGGAGACCGCCACGGACTGCCACCTGGCGCGCCTGGGCCTGCGGGACGCCGCGGAGCGCCTGGAATCCGGCGAGCCCTTCCTCGTGGAGGCCGCCATGGTGAAGACCTTCCTGGCCCGGGTCGGCAGCCGGATGCTCATCGACACCGTGCAGGTGGAGGGCGGCTTCGGCTACTCGGAGTTCATGCCCCTGCCCCGCCTCTTCCGGGACATCGCCGGCACCACCCTGCTGGAGGCCCCCGCCCAGTTCCCCGACGGGACCATCGCCGCCGCCCTGCTGGCCTGA
- a CDS encoding acyl-CoA dehydrogenase family protein, which yields MSILTPEKRQILEETKAFVAREIIPNAARYDRTGEFHLFLLEAARESRIFAMAVPKAYGGLDYDAHTQALVLEAWGYGCAGMGTTLAASVLAMDSVLVAGNDEQKKRFFDPMVRGEIGSFGLTEPNAGSDAGNGRTTALRDGDSYVLNGSKCWITNGGYASVFVIYALTDPSKGMKGLSAFIVEKGLPGFTIGTVDHKLGIRSSNTVELLFKDVRVPAANLLGAEGEGMKVAMKTLDLARPAIAALALGIAQRALDACVRHLQSRFPDPKVQPGQTLQFKLADMRIEIEEARELLHHTMALRDAGLPFSVESAMTKTSCADKAMRITAQAVQLMGAHGYTSEIAKLMRDAKIMQIYEGTNQIQRLVISRAVMTPPRPAAAQKGGN from the coding sequence ATGAGCATCCTCACCCCGGAGAAACGCCAGATCCTCGAGGAGACGAAGGCCTTCGTCGCCCGGGAGATCATCCCCAACGCCGCCCGGTACGACAGGACCGGCGAATTCCACCTCTTCCTCCTGGAGGCGGCCCGCGAAAGCCGGATCTTCGCCATGGCCGTCCCCAAGGCGTACGGCGGGCTGGACTACGACGCCCACACCCAGGCCCTGGTGCTGGAGGCCTGGGGCTACGGCTGCGCGGGCATGGGCACCACGCTCGCCGCCAGCGTCCTGGCCATGGACTCGGTCCTGGTGGCCGGCAACGACGAGCAGAAAAAGCGCTTTTTCGACCCCATGGTGCGGGGCGAGATCGGCTCCTTCGGCCTCACCGAGCCCAACGCCGGATCCGACGCCGGCAACGGCAGGACCACCGCCCTCCGGGACGGCGACAGCTACGTGCTCAACGGCAGCAAGTGCTGGATCACCAACGGCGGGTATGCGTCCGTCTTCGTGATCTACGCCCTCACCGACCCCTCCAAGGGCATGAAGGGGCTTTCGGCCTTCATCGTCGAGAAGGGCCTTCCGGGCTTCACCATCGGCACCGTCGACCACAAGCTGGGCATCCGCAGCTCCAACACGGTCGAGCTCCTGTTCAAGGACGTGCGCGTCCCCGCCGCCAACCTCCTGGGCGCCGAAGGCGAGGGCATGAAGGTGGCCATGAAGACCCTGGACCTGGCCCGCCCCGCCATCGCGGCCCTGGCGCTGGGCATCGCCCAGCGGGCCCTGGACGCGTGCGTCCGGCACCTCCAGTCCCGGTTCCCCGACCCCAAGGTCCAGCCCGGGCAGACCCTCCAGTTCAAGCTCGCCGATATGCGCATCGAGATCGAGGAGGCCCGGGAGCTCCTGCACCACACCATGGCCCTGCGGGACGCCGGCCTTCCCTTCTCGGTGGAATCCGCCATGACCAAGACCTCCTGCGCGGACAAGGCCATGCGCATCACCGCCCAGGCCGTGCAGCTCATGGGCGCCCACGGCTACACGTCGGAGATCGCCAAGCTCATGCGCGACGCCAAGATCATGCAGATCTACGAAGGCACCAACCAGATCCAGCGCCTGGTCATCTCCCGCGCCGTGATGACGCCCCCCCGACCTGCGGCGGCCCAGAAAGGTGGCAACTGA
- a CDS encoding C40 family peptidase — translation MRNVLPTALAGLLLAGCSAPRPAPPKAAPPKAAPAKAPRAARLGFTIQAGAFAKVENASRLADLLQSRGLDAVYYAAQPGLYRVRFGDFPSREAARARAEALRAAGVIQEFYLVAPEEPPMARPAPREARGLRANLADTARSYLGVPYLWGGTTSRGFDCSGLAMAVYRLNGLQLPRNSREQFEAGARVAEPEVGDLVFFATGRRGEVSHVGIYVGDDVFIHAPGRGRRIARERLGDPYFRERYLGARTFLE, via the coding sequence ATGCGGAACGTCCTACCGACAGCGCTGGCCGGCCTGCTACTGGCCGGTTGTTCCGCGCCGCGGCCCGCGCCGCCGAAGGCCGCGCCGCCGAAAGCCGCGCCCGCCAAGGCGCCCCGGGCGGCCCGCCTGGGCTTCACCATCCAGGCGGGAGCCTTCGCGAAGGTGGAGAACGCCTCCCGCCTGGCGGACCTGCTCCAGTCCCGGGGGCTGGACGCGGTGTACTACGCGGCCCAGCCGGGGCTCTACCGGGTGCGCTTCGGGGACTTCCCCAGCCGGGAGGCGGCGCGGGCCCGGGCGGAGGCCCTGCGGGCGGCGGGGGTGATCCAGGAGTTCTACCTGGTGGCGCCGGAGGAACCACCCATGGCCCGGCCCGCGCCCCGGGAGGCCCGGGGCCTGCGCGCCAACCTCGCGGACACCGCCCGGAGCTACCTGGGGGTGCCCTACCTGTGGGGGGGCACCACCTCCCGGGGCTTCGACTGCAGCGGCCTGGCCATGGCCGTGTACCGCCTCAACGGCCTGCAGCTGCCCCGCAATTCCCGGGAGCAGTTCGAGGCCGGGGCGCGGGTCGCCGAGCCGGAGGTGGGCGACCTGGTCTTCTTCGCCACCGGCCGCCGGGGGGAGGTGTCCCACGTGGGGATCTACGTGGGGGACGACGTCTTCATCCACGCCCCCGGCCGCGGCCGACGCATCGCCCGGGAGCGGCTGGGGGATCCGTACTTCCGGGAGCGGTACCTGGGGGCCAGGACCTTCCTGGAGTAG
- a CDS encoding ferredoxin family protein produces the protein MTLKRLSPEELLGLDRFNVDEGHPHILVDRARCALCAARPCVTVCPARCYRLKDGQVAFDCAGCLECGTCRVVCKDQGVTSWTYPRASFGITFRCS, from the coding sequence ATGACCCTCAAACGGCTCAGCCCGGAAGAACTGCTCGGCCTCGACCGCTTCAACGTGGACGAGGGCCATCCCCACATCCTGGTGGACCGGGCCCGCTGCGCCCTGTGCGCGGCCCGGCCCTGCGTCACCGTGTGCCCCGCGCGCTGCTACCGGCTCAAGGACGGCCAGGTGGCCTTCGACTGCGCCGGGTGCCTGGAATGCGGCACCTGCCGCGTCGTGTGCAAGGACCAGGGCGTGACCAGCTGGACCTACCCGCGGGCCTCCTTCGGAATCACCTTCCGTTGCAGCTGA
- a CDS encoding electron transfer flavoprotein subunit beta/FixA family protein: protein MPNILVCYKWVLDEQDIKVRPEDLGLDTSRAKGKISDFDRNAIEAASLLVEAQGGDVEALSFGTQALKLSVKDVLSRGPGRLTWIGDPAAETADAFVVAQVLAAAIRRAGPYDLILCGEGSSDMFFQQTPVRLAALLGLPCVTFVQKMTWADGVLTATRKLPDGTEEVRVAGPAVVSVLGEMNKPRIPSLKQVLGASKKPSRELPLASLGLAPGDLEPRAVRRTPKGFLMNRRNIVYKESDPAENVARLVASLKAEGL, encoded by the coding sequence ATGCCCAACATTCTCGTGTGCTACAAGTGGGTCCTCGACGAGCAGGACATCAAGGTCCGGCCCGAGGACCTGGGCCTGGACACCTCCCGGGCCAAGGGCAAGATCAGCGACTTCGACCGCAACGCCATCGAGGCCGCCAGCCTCCTGGTGGAGGCCCAGGGGGGCGACGTCGAGGCCCTGTCCTTCGGCACCCAGGCCCTCAAGCTCTCCGTGAAGGACGTGCTCTCCCGGGGCCCCGGCAGGCTCACCTGGATCGGCGATCCCGCCGCCGAGACCGCCGACGCCTTCGTGGTGGCCCAGGTCCTGGCCGCCGCCATCCGCAGGGCCGGCCCCTACGACCTGATCCTCTGCGGCGAGGGCAGCTCGGACATGTTCTTCCAGCAGACCCCGGTCCGCCTCGCAGCCCTGCTGGGCCTGCCCTGCGTCACCTTCGTCCAGAAGATGACCTGGGCGGACGGCGTACTCACCGCCACCCGCAAGCTCCCCGACGGCACCGAGGAGGTGCGGGTCGCCGGCCCCGCGGTGGTGAGCGTGCTCGGAGAGATGAACAAGCCCCGCATCCCCTCCCTGAAGCAGGTGCTGGGCGCCTCCAAGAAGCCCAGCCGGGAGCTGCCCCTGGCCAGCCTCGGCCTGGCCCCCGGGGACCTGGAGCCCCGGGCGGTGCGGCGGACGCCGAAGGGTTTCCTCATGAACCGCCGGAACATCGTCTACAAGGAGAGCGACCCCGCCGAAAACGTCGCCCGTCTTGTCGCCAGCCTCAAAGCCGAAGGCCTGTAA